The following proteins are encoded in a genomic region of Oncorhynchus keta strain PuntledgeMale-10-30-2019 chromosome 35, Oket_V2, whole genome shotgun sequence:
- the LOC118368357 gene encoding GTP cyclohydrolase 1 feedback regulatory protein-like: MPYVLVSTQIRLETGPTMVGDEYSDPAIMNYLGARKTTMLGNNFSEYHVDDSPRLVLDKLEKIGFRVVTMTGVGQTLVWCMYKETDYIT, from the exons ATGCCCTATGTACTCGTTAGTACTCAGATCCGTCTG GAGACTGGGCCAACCATGGTAGGAGATGAATACTCTGACCCAGCCATAATGAACTACCTGGGAGCCAGGAAAACCACCATGCTGGGGAACAATTT CTCGGAGTACCACGTGGACGACTCTCCGCGGTTGGTGTTGGACAAGCTGGAGAAGATTGGCTTCCGTGTGGTGACCATGACTGGCGTGGGACAGACGCTGGTGTGGTGCATGTACAAGGAGACAGACTACATAACCTGA
- the LOC127905938 gene encoding cdc42 effector protein 2-like: protein MPLTTSLYRKPASARWSRRTQKRREVLSVNMISLPLADFRHVSHIGNNDHSDSFGDLSFLKGGNSLVLQSSQSEQNLLLACYPPPKPLRLNLDEATESPEWTRAHMSHSASERSKKCSSLPLLDSEEGEGNGEMEGRVSPSHRVMVSSPSPARGSLSSVRDGDSTQTCSEDTQQLDEVDNSFSFSLDLGPSILDDVLQVMDRLHY from the coding sequence ATGCCACTGACGACGTCTCTGTACCGTAAGCCAGCCTCGGCCCGCTGGTCCAGAAGGACACAGAAGCGCAGGGAGGTGCTCTCTGTCAACATGATCAGCCTCCCATTGGCCGACTTCCGCCATGTTTCCCACATCGGGAACAACGACCACAGCGACAGCTTCGGGGACCTGTCCTTTCTGAAGGGGGGCAACAGCCTGGTGCTGCAAAGCTCTCAGAGTGAGCAGAACCTCTTGCTGGCCTGCTACCCTCCACCCAAACCCTTACGCCTTAACCTGGACGAGGCCACGGAGAGCCCCGAGTGGACCAGGGCCCACATGAGCCACAGTGCCTCAGAGAGGAGTAAGAAGTGCAGCTCCTTGCCCCTGCTGGACAGCGAGGAGGGTGAGGGgaatggggagatggagggcagggtTAGCCCCAGCCACAGGGTCATGGTCAGCAGCCCCAGTCCTGCCCGTGGCAGCCTGAGTTCTGTCCGGGATGGAGACTCCACTCAGACCTGCTCTGAGGACACGCAGCAGCTGGATGAGGTGGACAACAGCTTCTCCTTCAGCCTGGACCTGGGCCCCTCCATCCTGGACGACGTGCTGCAGGTCATGGACAGGCTCCACTATTAG